A DNA window from Vigna unguiculata cultivar IT97K-499-35 chromosome 10, ASM411807v1, whole genome shotgun sequence contains the following coding sequences:
- the LOC114166187 gene encoding CASP-like protein 3A1, giving the protein MVSEQRIAEETLQESKVAALETSGTMSGPLVGAATRTRRRRRVEAMQLVLRGLCMASSVASISLMVTAKESSSVTIYGFQLPLHSKWSFSESYEYLVGVSAAVAAHSLLQLLIGMSRFLKNSSVIPSRNHAWLIFAGDQVFAYALMSAGSAASGVTNLNRTGIRHTALPNFCKPLHKFCDHVGISIAFTFTSCFLLAASAVQDVIWLSQH; this is encoded by the exons ATGGTGAGTGAGCAAAGAATAGCAGAGGAGACCCTTCAGGAGTCCAAGGTGGCTGCTTTGGAGACCAGTGGCACAATGAGCGGACCCCTCGTCGGAGCCGCCACCAGGACCCGCCGCCGCCGGAGGGTGGAGGCTATGCAACTGGTTCTGAGAGGGTTGTGCATGGCTTCCTCTGTTGCTTCAATCTCACTCATGGTCACTGCTAAGGAATCCAGTTCTGTCACTATTTATGGCTTTCAATTACCTCTTCACTCCAAGTGGTCTTTCTCTGAGTCATACGA ATATCTTGTTGGGGTTTCTGCTGCTGTTGCAGCTCATTCCTTGCTTCAACTACTCATTGGCATGTCCAGATTTCTTAAGAATTCTTCTGTGATTCCTTCCAGAAATCATGCATGGCTTATTTTTGCTGGGGATCAG GTATTTGCATATGCATTGATGAGTGCTGGATCTGCTGCATCTGGGGTGACGAATCTGAATCGCACAGGAATTAGGCACACGGCTCTGCCAAATTTTTGCAAGCCTCTGCACAAGTTTTGTGACCATGTTGGCATCTCCATAGCCTTCACTTTCACAAGCTGTTTTCTGCTCGCTGCATCTGCTGTTCAAGACGTAATATGGCTCTCCCAACactga